One Miscanthus floridulus cultivar M001 chromosome 11, ASM1932011v1, whole genome shotgun sequence DNA window includes the following coding sequences:
- the LOC136492800 gene encoding cell division protein FtsZ homolog 2-1, chloroplastic-like isoform X1, translating to MATQLPCFTQLSPPSSTWIKDVGNCKAASGRVVRSARALGHCHFRCCASPRSANSFKKKDSFLELHPEVSLLRGEKSVEVEPMKGSSDGSLLEGPGAPPDRNDYNEAKIKVVGVGGGGSNAVNRMIESSMNGVEFWIVNTDVQAIRMSPVLPHNRLQIGQELTRGLGAGGNPGIGMNAAKESSESIQEALFGADMVFVTAGMGGGTGTGGAPVIAGIAKSMGILTVGIVTTPFSFEGRRRAVQAQEGIAALRNSVDTLIVIPNDKLLSAVSPNTPVTEAFNLADDILRQGIRGISDIITVPGLVNVDFADVRAIVQNAGSSLMGIGTATGKSRARDAALNAIQSPLLDIGIERATGIVWNITGGTDLTLFEVNAAAEIIYDLVDPNANLIFGAVIDPSLSGQVSITLIATGFKRQDEPEGRASKVTLVEQLLGPPNLDVMTCSHICLQPKGGQQGENGRRPSSAEGSMVEIPEFLRRRGPSRFPRV from the exons ATGGCTACACAGTTGCCGTGCTTCACACAGCTCAGTCCACCGTCTTCTACATGGATAAAAGATGTTGGGAACTGCAAGGCTGCGTCTGGTAGGGTGGTCAGAAGTGCTCGAGCTTTGGGCCACTGTCACTTCCGGTGCTGTGCAAGCCCCCGGAGTGCCAACTCTTTCAAGAAGAAAGACTCTTTCCTTGAACTTCATCCGGAGGTATCTCTGCTCCGTGGCGAGAAGAGTGTTGAGGTTGAGCCAATGAAAGGTTCCTCTGATGGGAGTCTGTTAGAGGGTCCGGGGGCACCGCCGGACCGGAATGATTACAACGAGGCTAAGATCAAGGTAGTTGGAGTAGGAGGTGGGGGATCAAATGCAGTCAATCGGATGATTGAGAGCTCCATGAACGGTGTTGAGTTTTGGATCGTGAACACTGATGTGCAGGCCATAAGAATGTCTCCTGTGCTCCCCCACAATAGACTGCAGATTGGTCAGGAGTTGACTCGAGGCCTGGGCGCTGGGGGAAACCCTGGTATTGGGATGAATGCAGCAAAGGAGAGCAGCGAGTCCATTCAGGAAGCTCTTTTTGGTGCTGACATGGTTTTTGTGACG GCTGGAATGGGTGGAGGAACTGGAACTGGAGGTGCTCCTGTAATTGCTGGTATCGCCAAGTCCATGGGTATACTTACCGTTGGCATTGTCACAACGCCTTTCTCGTTTGAGGGGAGGAGACGGGCAGTTCAAGCTCAGGAAGGAATAGCAGCACTGAGAAATAGTGTGGACACCCTAATTGTCATCCCAAATGATAAGCTATTGTCTGCTGTTTCTCCAAATACACCTGTAACTGAAGCATTTAATCTGGCTGATGATATTCTTCGCCAAGGCATTCGTGGCATATCTGATATAATTACG GTTCCTGGATTGGTtaatgttgattttgctgatgtGCGTGCTATCGTGCAAAATGCAGGGTCATCTTTGATGGGTATAGGGACTGCTACAG GAAAGTCAAGAGCAAGGGATGCTGCTCTTAATGCCATCCAGTCGCCACTGCTTGATATTGGAATTGAAAGAGCTACGGGCATTGTGTGGAATATCACTGGGGGAACTGACCTGACTTTGTTTGAG GTAAATGCTGCGGCCGAAATTATCTACGACCTTGTTGATCCAAATGCTAATCTGATATTTGGCGCTGTCATAGACCCGTCACTGAGTGGGCAA GTGAGCATAACCTTGATAGCTACTGGCTTCAAACGGCAGGATGAACCAGAAGGTCGCGCTTCTAAGGTAACTCTCGTCGAACAATTACTAGGGCCCCCTAACTTGGATGTCATGACCTGTTCTCACATTTGCTTGCAACCAAAGGGTGGCCAGCAAGGTGAGAATGGCCGACGCCCGTCCTCCGCAGAAGGCAGCATGGTGGAGATCCCAGAGTTCCTTCGACGAAGAGGACCTTCTCGCTTCCCTCGAGTTTGA
- the LOC136492800 gene encoding cell division protein FtsZ homolog 2-1, chloroplastic-like isoform X2, protein MATQLPCFTQLSPPSSTWIKDVGNCKAASGRVVRSARALGHCHFRCCASPRSANSFKKKDSFLELHPEVSLLRGEKSVEVEPMKGSSDGSLLEGPGAPPDRNDYNEAKIKVVGVGGGGSNAVNRMIESSMNGVEFWIVNTDVQAIRMSPVLPHNRLQIGQELTRGLGAGGNPGIGMNAAKESSESIQEALFGADMVFVTAGMGGGTGTGGAPVIAGIAKSMGILTVGIVTTPFSFEGRRRAVQAQEGIAALRNSVDTLIVIPNDKLLSAVSPNTPVTEAFNLADDILRQGIRGISDIITVPGLVNVDFADVRAIVQNAGSSLMGIGTATGKSRARDAALNAIQSPLLDIGIERATGIVWNITGGTDLTLFEVNAAAEIIYDLVDPNANLIFGAVIDPSLSGQVSITLIATGFKRQDEPEGRASKGGQQGENGRRPSSAEGSMVEIPEFLRRRGPSRFPRV, encoded by the exons ATGGCTACACAGTTGCCGTGCTTCACACAGCTCAGTCCACCGTCTTCTACATGGATAAAAGATGTTGGGAACTGCAAGGCTGCGTCTGGTAGGGTGGTCAGAAGTGCTCGAGCTTTGGGCCACTGTCACTTCCGGTGCTGTGCAAGCCCCCGGAGTGCCAACTCTTTCAAGAAGAAAGACTCTTTCCTTGAACTTCATCCGGAGGTATCTCTGCTCCGTGGCGAGAAGAGTGTTGAGGTTGAGCCAATGAAAGGTTCCTCTGATGGGAGTCTGTTAGAGGGTCCGGGGGCACCGCCGGACCGGAATGATTACAACGAGGCTAAGATCAAGGTAGTTGGAGTAGGAGGTGGGGGATCAAATGCAGTCAATCGGATGATTGAGAGCTCCATGAACGGTGTTGAGTTTTGGATCGTGAACACTGATGTGCAGGCCATAAGAATGTCTCCTGTGCTCCCCCACAATAGACTGCAGATTGGTCAGGAGTTGACTCGAGGCCTGGGCGCTGGGGGAAACCCTGGTATTGGGATGAATGCAGCAAAGGAGAGCAGCGAGTCCATTCAGGAAGCTCTTTTTGGTGCTGACATGGTTTTTGTGACG GCTGGAATGGGTGGAGGAACTGGAACTGGAGGTGCTCCTGTAATTGCTGGTATCGCCAAGTCCATGGGTATACTTACCGTTGGCATTGTCACAACGCCTTTCTCGTTTGAGGGGAGGAGACGGGCAGTTCAAGCTCAGGAAGGAATAGCAGCACTGAGAAATAGTGTGGACACCCTAATTGTCATCCCAAATGATAAGCTATTGTCTGCTGTTTCTCCAAATACACCTGTAACTGAAGCATTTAATCTGGCTGATGATATTCTTCGCCAAGGCATTCGTGGCATATCTGATATAATTACG GTTCCTGGATTGGTtaatgttgattttgctgatgtGCGTGCTATCGTGCAAAATGCAGGGTCATCTTTGATGGGTATAGGGACTGCTACAG GAAAGTCAAGAGCAAGGGATGCTGCTCTTAATGCCATCCAGTCGCCACTGCTTGATATTGGAATTGAAAGAGCTACGGGCATTGTGTGGAATATCACTGGGGGAACTGACCTGACTTTGTTTGAG GTAAATGCTGCGGCCGAAATTATCTACGACCTTGTTGATCCAAATGCTAATCTGATATTTGGCGCTGTCATAGACCCGTCACTGAGTGGGCAA GTGAGCATAACCTTGATAGCTACTGGCTTCAAACGGCAGGATGAACCAGAAGGTCGCGCTTCTAAG GGTGGCCAGCAAGGTGAGAATGGCCGACGCCCGTCCTCCGCAGAAGGCAGCATGGTGGAGATCCCAGAGTTCCTTCGACGAAGAGGACCTTCTCGCTTCCCTCGAGTTTGA
- the LOC136492800 gene encoding cell division protein FtsZ homolog 2-1, chloroplastic-like isoform X3, which yields MATQLPCFTQLSPPSSTWIKDVGNCKAASGRVVRSARALGHCHFRCCASPRSANSFKKKDSFLELHPEVSLLRGEKSVEVEPMKGSSDGSLLEGPGAPPDRNDYNEAKIKVVGVGGGGSNAVNRMIESSMNGVEFWIVNTDVQAIRMSPVLPHNRLQIGQELTRGLGAGGNPGIGMNAAKESSESIQEALFGADMVFVTAGMGGGTGTGGAPVIAGIAKSMGILTVGIVTTPFSFEGRRRAVQAQEGIAALRNSVDTLIVIPNDKLLSAVSPNTPVTEAFNLADDILRQGIRGISDIITVPGLVNVDFADVRAIVQNAGSSLMGIGTATGKSRARDAALNAIQSPLLDIGIERATGIVWNITGGTDLTLFEVSITLIATGFKRQDEPEGRASKGGQQGENGRRPSSAEGSMVEIPEFLRRRGPSRFPRV from the exons ATGGCTACACAGTTGCCGTGCTTCACACAGCTCAGTCCACCGTCTTCTACATGGATAAAAGATGTTGGGAACTGCAAGGCTGCGTCTGGTAGGGTGGTCAGAAGTGCTCGAGCTTTGGGCCACTGTCACTTCCGGTGCTGTGCAAGCCCCCGGAGTGCCAACTCTTTCAAGAAGAAAGACTCTTTCCTTGAACTTCATCCGGAGGTATCTCTGCTCCGTGGCGAGAAGAGTGTTGAGGTTGAGCCAATGAAAGGTTCCTCTGATGGGAGTCTGTTAGAGGGTCCGGGGGCACCGCCGGACCGGAATGATTACAACGAGGCTAAGATCAAGGTAGTTGGAGTAGGAGGTGGGGGATCAAATGCAGTCAATCGGATGATTGAGAGCTCCATGAACGGTGTTGAGTTTTGGATCGTGAACACTGATGTGCAGGCCATAAGAATGTCTCCTGTGCTCCCCCACAATAGACTGCAGATTGGTCAGGAGTTGACTCGAGGCCTGGGCGCTGGGGGAAACCCTGGTATTGGGATGAATGCAGCAAAGGAGAGCAGCGAGTCCATTCAGGAAGCTCTTTTTGGTGCTGACATGGTTTTTGTGACG GCTGGAATGGGTGGAGGAACTGGAACTGGAGGTGCTCCTGTAATTGCTGGTATCGCCAAGTCCATGGGTATACTTACCGTTGGCATTGTCACAACGCCTTTCTCGTTTGAGGGGAGGAGACGGGCAGTTCAAGCTCAGGAAGGAATAGCAGCACTGAGAAATAGTGTGGACACCCTAATTGTCATCCCAAATGATAAGCTATTGTCTGCTGTTTCTCCAAATACACCTGTAACTGAAGCATTTAATCTGGCTGATGATATTCTTCGCCAAGGCATTCGTGGCATATCTGATATAATTACG GTTCCTGGATTGGTtaatgttgattttgctgatgtGCGTGCTATCGTGCAAAATGCAGGGTCATCTTTGATGGGTATAGGGACTGCTACAG GAAAGTCAAGAGCAAGGGATGCTGCTCTTAATGCCATCCAGTCGCCACTGCTTGATATTGGAATTGAAAGAGCTACGGGCATTGTGTGGAATATCACTGGGGGAACTGACCTGACTTTGTTTGAG GTGAGCATAACCTTGATAGCTACTGGCTTCAAACGGCAGGATGAACCAGAAGGTCGCGCTTCTAAG GGTGGCCAGCAAGGTGAGAATGGCCGACGCCCGTCCTCCGCAGAAGGCAGCATGGTGGAGATCCCAGAGTTCCTTCGACGAAGAGGACCTTCTCGCTTCCCTCGAGTTTGA